In Nitrospiria bacterium, the following proteins share a genomic window:
- a CDS encoding prephenate dehydrogenase/arogenate dehydrogenase family protein yields MKPIFKKALIIGVGLIGGSLALSARAKGVVREIVGLGRSQRSLQRALELGVIDAVAKDLKEGLQGTDLVVLAMPVGKFEEWALALSQHTLEGVTVTDVGSVKGNLVIKLEEILKGKAVFVGGHPIAGKEKSGVEASQATLFEGALCILTPTPQTPPESLKRVQSLWEGVGSKVSIVDPFLHDKLLALVSHLPHMVAYALVNAVLDADVGGHDPIFYSGGGFRDFSRIAASSEEMWADICLQNRDALVDMLNLYQEKLSELKEKIINGNREALCQTFHRAKEMRGKIA; encoded by the coding sequence ATGAAGCCGATTTTTAAAAAAGCATTAATTATTGGCGTAGGTCTCATTGGGGGTTCCCTTGCCCTTTCAGCACGGGCCAAAGGAGTGGTGAGAGAAATCGTTGGTTTGGGCCGGAGTCAGCGTTCACTTCAACGGGCCTTGGAATTGGGTGTGATCGATGCAGTGGCAAAGGATTTAAAAGAGGGGTTGCAAGGGACCGATTTGGTGGTTTTAGCCATGCCTGTTGGAAAATTTGAGGAATGGGCCCTTGCCCTTTCCCAGCACACCTTGGAAGGTGTTACCGTCACCGATGTGGGAAGTGTGAAGGGAAATTTAGTTATTAAACTGGAGGAGATCCTAAAAGGAAAAGCCGTTTTCGTGGGTGGGCATCCCATTGCAGGAAAAGAAAAATCAGGAGTGGAAGCTTCTCAAGCCACCTTGTTTGAGGGAGCCTTGTGCATTTTAACGCCGACGCCACAGACCCCGCCGGAATCGTTAAAACGGGTTCAGAGTCTATGGGAAGGGGTTGGATCAAAGGTCTCAATCGTTGACCCTTTCCTTCATGACAAACTGCTGGCTTTGGTGAGTCATCTTCCCCATATGGTTGCCTATGCTCTGGTGAATGCCGTTTTGGATGCCGATGTGGGGGGGCACGATCCCATTTTCTATTCGGGAGGGGGGTTCCGCGATTTTTCTCGTATTGCGGCAAGTTCAGAGGAAATGTGGGCGGATATCTGTCTTCAAAATCGGGATGCCTTGGTTGATATGCTCAACCTCTATCAAGAAAAGCTCAGCGAATTAAAAGAAAAAATCATCAATGGCAATAGGGAGGCTCTCTGCCAGACCTTTCATCGCGCAAAGGAAATGAGGGGGAAAATTGCCTGA
- a CDS encoding SemiSWEET transporter codes for MDGITTIGLIAAVLTTLSFLPQAIKTIKSRHTKDLSLLMYAILTTGVFLWFVYGILLGNVPLMLANGITLFFTATILVMKIKHK; via the coding sequence ATAGATGGAATAACAACAATCGGACTGATAGCAGCAGTTCTTACCACTCTCTCCTTTTTGCCCCAGGCCATTAAAACCATAAAGTCCCGACACACCAAGGATCTTTCCTTGCTCATGTATGCCATACTTACCACAGGGGTTTTCCTATGGTTTGTTTACGGAATTCTTCTCGGGAATGTACCTCTTATGCTTGCGAATGGAATCACCTTGTTTTTTACTGCCACCATCCTGGTTATGAAAATAAAGCATAAGTAA
- the aroA gene encoding 3-phosphoshikimate 1-carboxyvinyltransferase: MARVSMKACKGLQGSLQVQGDKSISHRVAMFGALAHGKTMIEGFLPADDCLRTLWALEAMGVRVDRVDETSFVIQGAGPVGLREPEVVLDLGNSGTGIRLLLGMVSGNTFFSVLTGDNSLRRRPMERVVDPLRKMGADITGRQGGRLAPLAVQGRALHGIEYSLPVPSAQVKSAILFAGFSAEGTTSIIETQPTRDHTERLLRGFGGRIDTEGTTIRIWGEQRLEGQHVVVPGDLSSAAFFLVGGSIVPNSDIFIQNVGINPTRTGILDALMGMGADITLEDQKEISGELIANIRVRSASLKGFTLPKEWIPRIIDEIPVLCIAAACAEGETLIQGAGELRVKESDRISAMAEGLRRIGIEIEEFPDGLRVLGKRSIKGGWVESYGDHRVAMSFLIAGLVAEGEIVVGGTGCIDTSFPKFTPLLKGLMIH, translated from the coding sequence ATTGCTCGCGTCAGTATGAAGGCCTGTAAGGGTTTGCAGGGGAGTCTTCAAGTTCAGGGGGATAAGTCGATCTCTCACCGGGTGGCCATGTTTGGGGCTTTGGCTCACGGGAAAACCATGATTGAGGGATTTCTTCCCGCTGATGACTGCTTGAGAACACTTTGGGCGTTGGAAGCTATGGGGGTTCGGGTGGATCGTGTGGACGAAACGTCTTTTGTGATTCAAGGGGCCGGACCGGTTGGATTACGTGAGCCGGAAGTGGTTTTGGATCTTGGAAACTCGGGAACTGGAATTCGGTTGCTGCTGGGGATGGTTTCTGGAAACACCTTTTTTTCCGTTTTAACGGGAGATAACTCTCTTCGAAGAAGGCCCATGGAAAGGGTGGTGGACCCTCTACGGAAAATGGGAGCGGACATTACCGGGCGGCAGGGAGGGCGTTTAGCGCCTTTGGCAGTTCAGGGCCGTGCGCTTCACGGCATTGAATATTCCCTTCCCGTTCCAAGCGCTCAGGTTAAATCCGCAATCCTCTTTGCGGGTTTCTCTGCGGAAGGGACAACCTCAATCATTGAAACTCAGCCCACCCGAGACCATACGGAAAGATTATTAAGGGGTTTTGGGGGCCGGATTGATACCGAAGGAACCACAATTCGAATTTGGGGGGAACAGAGGCTTGAAGGACAACATGTTGTGGTTCCGGGAGATCTGTCTTCTGCCGCATTTTTCCTGGTTGGGGGAAGCATTGTTCCAAATTCTGATATTTTTATACAAAATGTGGGAATTAACCCCACCCGTACTGGAATTTTAGATGCCCTAATGGGAATGGGAGCCGATATTACATTGGAGGACCAAAAGGAAATCAGCGGGGAACTGATTGCCAACATTAGGGTAAGAAGCGCTTCTCTGAAAGGATTTACTCTTCCCAAAGAATGGATTCCTCGTATCATAGACGAAATTCCCGTTTTGTGTATTGCTGCCGCCTGTGCAGAGGGTGAGACATTAATTCAAGGGGCGGGTGAGCTTCGGGTAAAAGAGAGCGATCGCATTTCAGCCATGGCAGAGGGGTTAAGAAGGATCGGTATCGAAATCGAAGAATTCCCGGATGGGCTAAGGGTTTTGGGAAAAAGGTCTATCAAAGGGGGGTGGGTAGAGAGTTATGGAGACCACCGCGTGGCGATGTCTTTTTTAATTGCAGGGCTTGTTGCTGAGGGTGAGATTGTGGTTGGAGGAACAGGATGTATTGACACCTCTTTTCCGAAGTTTACCCCCTTGTTGAAGGGATTGATGATTCATTAA
- the cmk gene encoding (d)CMP kinase — protein sequence MREPLGKGEKRLEKRFIIAIDGPSASGKSTTGKLLAKRMGYLYIDTGAMYRGLAWKFLQLNINIDDSSALQKACLETNLELEEDERGIRVFLDQKDITDEIRTPEVGMMTSKISSLTTVRQRLLDFQRKMGEKGGLVMEGRDIGTVVFPKADVKFFLDAMPSVRGKRRYLEFQEKGVPVDFADTLNQVEERDRLDRERKYSPLKCAKDAVRIDSTQMTIDQVLDLMMEEVGRKSKVRNRSVSQ from the coding sequence ATGAGAGAACCATTGGGAAAAGGAGAAAAGCGTTTGGAAAAAAGATTTATTATTGCTATCGATGGTCCCTCCGCTTCGGGAAAAAGTACGACAGGAAAATTGCTGGCTAAACGGATGGGATACCTCTATATCGATACAGGGGCCATGTATCGGGGGCTGGCCTGGAAATTTTTACAGCTCAATATTAATATTGACGATTCATCCGCCCTCCAAAAAGCGTGTTTGGAAACGAACCTGGAACTGGAAGAAGATGAACGGGGGATTCGTGTGTTTTTGGACCAAAAGGATATCACCGATGAGATTCGAACCCCAGAGGTTGGAATGATGACCTCAAAAATTTCATCTCTTACGACGGTAAGGCAAAGGCTTCTGGACTTTCAGAGGAAAATGGGAGAAAAGGGAGGGTTGGTGATGGAAGGAAGGGATATTGGCACGGTGGTTTTTCCCAAGGCTGATGTTAAATTTTTTTTGGATGCAATGCCCAGTGTTAGGGGAAAAAGGCGTTATTTGGAATTTCAAGAAAAGGGGGTTCCGGTTGATTTTGCCGATACCTTGAATCAGGTTGAGGAGCGGGATCGTTTAGACCGGGAGAGAAAATATTCCCCTCTCAAATGTGCAAAAGATGCGGTTCGAATCGATTCTACCCAAATGACCATCGATCAGGTTTTGGACCTGATGATGGAAGAGGTGGGCCGAAAATCAAAAGTCCGAAACAGGTCTGTTTCCCAATGA
- a CDS encoding lysophospholipid acyltransferase family protein, whose translation MLYGIAHVLISFLAKIFFHLRVNGLDHVPLEGPLIIAANHASHLDIPLLGCTLPRRAYFVGKNELFRIPILGRFLRYLGGIPIRRRGIDRGAVVEIKKQLEEGHLLVFYLEGSRTANGMLQKAKAGVGMIAAMTGVQVVPAYIEGTYHVLPKGRKFFHLAPVTITYGAPVDLSHWRKPKGTKLDYQAMADHIMKEIASLSGDQRKAEKAVLGTVGDL comes from the coding sequence ATGCTCTATGGAATTGCACATGTTTTGATCTCTTTTTTGGCAAAGATTTTTTTTCATCTTCGAGTGAATGGATTGGATCATGTTCCTCTGGAAGGCCCTCTAATTATCGCCGCCAATCATGCCAGTCATTTGGATATTCCACTTTTGGGCTGCACCCTTCCCCGGAGGGCCTATTTTGTGGGAAAGAATGAACTATTCCGAATCCCGATTTTAGGGCGCTTTTTGCGCTATCTGGGAGGAATTCCAATTCGAAGGAGAGGGATTGACCGGGGCGCTGTTGTGGAAATTAAAAAGCAGTTGGAGGAAGGGCATCTCCTGGTGTTTTATTTGGAGGGGAGCAGAACGGCAAATGGGATGCTTCAAAAGGCCAAGGCCGGGGTGGGTATGATTGCGGCAATGACGGGGGTCCAGGTGGTTCCCGCTTATATAGAGGGTACTTATCACGTTCTCCCCAAGGGTAGAAAGTTTTTTCATCTTGCCCCTGTGACCATCACCTACGGGGCCCCGGTGGATCTTTCTCATTGGCGAAAACCCAAGGGAACCAAACTAGACTATCAAGCAATGGCGGATCACATTATGAAGGAAATAGCAAGTCTCTCCGGGGATCAAAGAAAGGCGGAAAAAGCGGTTTTGGGTACCGTTGGGGATTTATAA
- the hisC gene encoding histidinol-phosphate transaminase, with protein sequence MKKISVTREIQSIPVYTPGKPIEEVERELGIRGSIKLASNENPRGPSKRALRAIKESLKEIHRYPESNGEPLVLALAKKWRLNPEQILLGNGSNEIIEMLTRTLLVPGDETIFADWTFSVYQRMVLASNGKPVIVPLKLFRHDLTGMAARISRRTKIIFICNPNNPTGTFVTKEEMDRFFERIPDRVIVVMDEAYGDFVTHRQCAKGIGYLRAGRNLVVLRTFSKVYGLAGLRLGYGMGSEELVSYMKRVRQPFNTSLLAQRGGLAALSDETHVRESLRLNQLGRHYLYQVFDSMGVFYLPTQANFILIRIKEGETGVYEKLLKKGVIVRNLGEGFLRVTIGVPEENKRFENAFREVVGCEQ encoded by the coding sequence ATGAAAAAAATTTCAGTGACCCGGGAGATCCAATCCATTCCCGTCTATACCCCCGGAAAACCCATTGAAGAGGTGGAGCGGGAGTTGGGGATTCGGGGGTCCATCAAACTGGCCTCCAATGAGAATCCAAGGGGGCCGTCCAAAAGGGCACTTCGCGCAATCAAAGAGAGTTTAAAGGAGATCCATCGTTATCCGGAAAGCAACGGAGAACCGTTGGTATTAGCTCTGGCTAAGAAATGGCGCCTCAACCCCGAACAAATTTTATTGGGAAATGGGTCCAATGAAATTATTGAAATGTTGACCCGGACGCTTTTGGTTCCGGGGGATGAGACGATCTTTGCGGATTGGACCTTTTCGGTTTACCAAAGGATGGTTTTGGCTTCGAATGGGAAACCGGTCATTGTCCCTTTGAAACTGTTTCGCCATGATTTAACCGGAATGGCCGCTCGGATTTCAAGACGAACAAAAATTATTTTTATCTGTAACCCTAACAATCCCACTGGAACCTTTGTGACCAAAGAGGAAATGGACCGGTTTTTTGAACGGATCCCGGACCGAGTCATTGTGGTAATGGATGAAGCCTACGGGGATTTTGTGACTCACCGTCAATGTGCCAAAGGGATCGGCTATCTGAGGGCCGGACGTAATCTGGTGGTCCTACGGACCTTTTCAAAAGTTTATGGATTGGCGGGACTTCGCCTGGGGTATGGCATGGGATCAGAAGAGTTGGTGTCTTACATGAAGCGCGTCCGGCAGCCGTTTAATACCAGTCTTTTAGCGCAGCGGGGAGGGCTGGCTGCTCTTTCGGATGAAACCCATGTTCGAGAAAGCCTGCGTCTTAACCAATTGGGCCGCCATTATCTTTACCAGGTGTTTGATTCCATGGGGGTTTTTTACCTTCCAACCCAGGCCAATTTTATTTTAATTCGAATTAAAGAAGGGGAAACCGGGGTTTATGAAAAGCTTTTAAAAAAAGGGGTTATTGTCCGAAATTTGGGGGAAGGGTTTCTAAGAGTGACCATTGGGGTTCCTGAAGAAAACAAACGGTTCGAAAACGCTTTCCGGGAGGTCGTAGGGTGTGAGCAATAA
- the sppA gene encoding signal peptide peptidase SppA: protein MRAKEGPWRTGLAILIGLGIIFFLGIFWLTWTAEKSNTSGERIALIRVEGVILDSKEILDELEKYEKNPSVKALLLRIDSPGGAVAPSQEIYEEVKKFREKGGKKVVTSMGSVAASGGYYIAAATDKIVANPGTLTGSIGVILELTNVEGLMEKVGVKSVVIKSGEKKDLGSPFRTMSPGEQKLLQSVLDDVHDQFIEAVAEGRGLSEEKVRPLADGRIFTGRQAKGMGLVDELGNLQDAIQLAADIVGIKGKPKVIETKKKFSLMDFFRTQWQGSIGSVGFSRGVVRLDYLLHLGA, encoded by the coding sequence ATGAGGGCCAAAGAAGGCCCTTGGCGAACGGGCTTGGCCATTTTGATTGGGCTGGGAATCATTTTTTTCCTTGGTATTTTTTGGTTAACCTGGACTGCGGAAAAATCAAACACCAGTGGGGAGCGGATTGCCTTGATTCGGGTTGAAGGGGTTATCCTGGATTCAAAGGAAATACTGGATGAGTTAGAAAAATATGAAAAAAATCCTTCCGTCAAGGCTCTCCTCCTCCGGATTGATAGTCCGGGAGGGGCGGTGGCCCCCTCACAGGAAATTTATGAAGAGGTAAAAAAATTTCGGGAAAAAGGCGGGAAAAAAGTGGTAACCTCCATGGGATCGGTGGCAGCATCAGGGGGATATTATATTGCGGCTGCTACTGATAAGATTGTTGCCAATCCCGGAACCCTGACCGGAAGCATTGGGGTTATTTTGGAGCTCACTAATGTGGAAGGTTTGATGGAAAAAGTCGGAGTTAAAAGTGTTGTTATTAAAAGTGGGGAGAAAAAAGATTTAGGATCCCCTTTTCGTACCATGAGTCCGGGGGAACAAAAACTGCTTCAATCTGTTTTGGATGATGTCCATGATCAATTTATTGAAGCGGTGGCGGAAGGCCGAGGGCTCTCGGAAGAGAAGGTCAGACCCTTAGCGGACGGCCGAATTTTTACCGGACGCCAAGCCAAAGGAATGGGGTTGGTGGATGAATTAGGTAATCTTCAGGATGCAATCCAATTAGCAGCTGACATTGTTGGTATTAAGGGAAAACCGAAAGTAATTGAAACCAAAAAAAAGTTTTCTTTAATGGACTTTTTTAGGACCCAATGGCAAGGGTCCATAGGGTCAGTAGGATTTTCACGAGGGGTTGTCCGTTTGGACTATCTCCTTCATTTAGGGGCATAA
- a CDS encoding methyltransferase domain-containing protein codes for MHWNAERLNISIDESRERYLKSWMSIPNGHGGKEFRLYCELSQNLFKVFVDDNQGEVFNSYKFHGHLHFLRMLSYAEPVWHENDPLVRELIGRSKITILDFGCGLAQMSRTLAYYLLQKGIQVELVLADIPTYRKEFLLWLATETNISTSFLDCTVDIPIPDLPECDVCFALEFFEHVFEPLCYFDRIHNALSKDGLIITNISDHEAGFMHVSPNLEQLRIQTKKYRYKEILPNRIYRKNGLKL; via the coding sequence GTGCACTGGAATGCGGAGCGCTTAAATATTTCGATTGATGAAAGCCGTGAACGGTATCTGAAGTCATGGATGTCTATTCCAAACGGACATGGTGGTAAAGAATTCCGCCTTTATTGTGAGTTATCACAAAATCTTTTTAAAGTTTTTGTGGATGACAATCAGGGCGAGGTTTTTAATTCCTATAAATTCCATGGTCACCTGCATTTCCTCAGAATGTTGTCCTATGCTGAGCCGGTATGGCATGAAAACGATCCATTAGTTCGAGAACTTATCGGACGTTCTAAGATCACCATCCTTGATTTCGGTTGCGGGCTTGCGCAGATGTCAAGAACGCTGGCATATTACCTGCTGCAAAAAGGAATTCAGGTTGAACTGGTGTTAGCAGATATTCCCACTTATCGTAAAGAGTTCCTGTTATGGCTGGCAACCGAAACAAATATTTCTACATCGTTTTTAGATTGCACGGTTGATATCCCGATACCGGATTTACCTGAATGTGACGTTTGCTTTGCTCTTGAGTTTTTCGAACACGTGTTTGAACCCCTTTGTTATTTTGATCGCATTCATAACGCACTCAGCAAAGACGGACTGATTATAACTAATATTTCTGACCATGAGGCTGGGTTTATGCATGTTTCACCGAACCTAGAACAACTTCGAATTCAAACAAAAAAATATCGTTATAAAGAAATTCTTCCGAATCGAATTTACCGAAAAAACGGTTTAAAACTTTAG
- a CDS encoding integration host factor subunit beta: protein MTKAELIERVSEKVNGLTKRQTEIIVNTVFNSIRDTLSRGEKLEIRGFGSFRIRSRRNREGRNPKTGSSVSVPAKRVPFFKAGKEMKEIVDS from the coding sequence ATGACAAAAGCTGAATTAATTGAGCGGGTATCTGAAAAGGTAAATGGTCTTACCAAACGGCAGACCGAGATCATTGTGAATACCGTTTTTAATAGTATTCGGGACACCCTGTCGCGGGGTGAGAAGTTGGAAATTCGAGGATTTGGAAGTTTCCGAATCCGTTCCCGGCGAAATAGGGAAGGAAGAAACCCAAAGACAGGAAGTTCCGTTTCGGTTCCCGCCAAGCGCGTTCCCTTTTTTAAGGCGGGAAAAGAAATGAAGGAAATTGTGGATAGTTAA
- the hisS gene encoding histidine--tRNA ligase: MNIRAIKGIKDVLPGTVEIWQWIEGETRKRLEDYGFSEIKIPIFEITELFTRGIGETTDIVEKEMYTFEDRDGKKITLRPEGTASVVRAYIEHRLFDGNPLAKLYYIGPMFRHERPQAGRLRQFYQIGAEMLGSQAPLVDVELLALLNDLFSSLEIPTLALEINTVGCETCRPNFKKALQGFLRDFITVLCLNCQRRIDTNPLRVLDCKEEGCRKITKSAPSIQSYLCPSCKPHFNTVLDGLSHLEISYQINPRLVRGLDYYTKTAFEFTSTSLGAQNAVAAGGRYDGLVQTLGGPETPGIGFALGMERLVSLVKKEKISPTSLSCFIAVLGEKAQKTALSIATQLRTNGFRVEMEHQNTSLKSQMRRANKLGARYVVILGEDELQRGKVTLRNMGNKEQNEIEIKDLSAILAKES, encoded by the coding sequence ATGAATATTAGAGCAATCAAAGGTATCAAAGATGTTCTTCCCGGAACTGTTGAAATTTGGCAGTGGATCGAAGGAGAAACCCGGAAGCGATTGGAAGATTATGGATTCTCAGAAATAAAAATCCCAATTTTTGAAATAACCGAACTATTTACGCGGGGGATTGGAGAAACCACCGATATCGTTGAAAAGGAGATGTACACTTTTGAGGACCGGGATGGCAAAAAAATTACCCTTCGACCCGAAGGGACCGCGTCCGTGGTACGTGCCTATATAGAACATCGCCTCTTTGATGGAAACCCTTTGGCTAAACTGTATTATATTGGGCCCATGTTCCGGCATGAGCGTCCCCAAGCCGGACGGTTAAGGCAATTTTATCAAATTGGCGCTGAAATGTTAGGGTCCCAAGCCCCTTTGGTTGACGTTGAACTCCTGGCGTTGTTGAATGATCTATTCTCATCTTTAGAAATTCCCACCCTTGCACTGGAAATCAATACCGTTGGATGCGAGACCTGTCGACCCAATTTCAAAAAGGCACTTCAAGGCTTTCTCCGGGATTTCATAACCGTCCTCTGCCTAAACTGCCAACGCCGGATTGACACAAACCCCTTAAGGGTCTTGGATTGCAAGGAAGAGGGGTGCCGTAAAATAACGAAATCTGCCCCCTCCATTCAGTCCTACCTTTGCCCTTCCTGTAAACCTCACTTCAACACCGTTCTAGACGGACTTTCTCACCTCGAAATCTCCTATCAGATTAATCCCAGGTTGGTCAGGGGACTAGATTACTACACCAAAACCGCATTTGAATTTACCTCTACTTCCCTAGGAGCACAAAATGCCGTGGCCGCAGGGGGCCGTTATGATGGTTTGGTTCAGACGCTTGGAGGGCCGGAAACCCCGGGAATCGGTTTTGCTCTTGGAATGGAACGGTTGGTTTCTTTGGTTAAAAAAGAAAAAATTTCGCCTACTTCTCTTTCTTGCTTTATTGCTGTTCTTGGAGAAAAAGCGCAAAAAACCGCATTGAGCATTGCAACCCAACTTCGAACCAATGGGTTTCGGGTAGAAATGGAACACCAGAACACAAGCTTGAAAAGCCAAATGAGAAGGGCCAATAAACTTGGGGCACGTTATGTAGTGATTTTAGGCGAGGACGAACTACAAAGGGGAAAGGTCACCCTCCGAAACATGGGAAATAAAGAGCAAAACGAAATTGAAATCAAAGATCTTTCCGCTATTCTTGCCAAAGAGTCATAG
- a CDS encoding 30S ribosomal protein S1, which produces MAQTEKQEDSLTNQEGGVISKPADAFNEYSPEEMETLYEETFKNLVEGTIIEGTIIAIEPDGVMVDIGYKSEGIIPLEEFTEESVESLSIGQKVVVYLQEREDTEGNLVLSKEKAEKMKIWKDLEASYNKEEVVDGKILSRIKGGMIVDIGVKAFLPGSQVDLRPVRDLDSLVGKSFQMKIIKMNHKRGNIVLSRRVLLEESRDRKRQKTLASLEEGQLVEGVIKNITEYGAFIDLGGIDGLLHVTDMSWGRISHPSALFAVGDKVQVIILKYDKETGRVSLGVKQKTPDPWKNLDTKYPIGSKALGKVVSLADYGAFVELEEGVEGLIHISEMSWGHEVRHPSKMVSVGDKVDVAILNVDKEHRKISLGMKQMAPNPWDLVGERYPVGSTIDGKIKNLTEFGAFVGLEEGIDGLIHISDLSWTKHIKHPSEVFKKGQDIQAVVLRVDREKERLSLGYKQLSGDPWESEIPEKYPVGSSVSGKVVKITEFGVFVELEEGVEGLIHISEADLEPQKRLEDCVQLDSTLEARVIKIDPVERKIGLSIREPKKEGDRSEMDQYISNQEQADQTFGTIAQRSSSKKNKKEC; this is translated from the coding sequence ATGGCACAAACAGAAAAACAAGAAGATTCATTAACCAATCAGGAGGGAGGTGTGATAAGCAAACCCGCGGATGCCTTCAATGAGTATAGTCCTGAGGAAATGGAAACCCTTTATGAGGAAACGTTTAAAAATTTAGTGGAAGGAACCATCATCGAGGGTACGATTATTGCGATTGAACCCGATGGCGTCATGGTTGATATCGGTTATAAATCGGAAGGCATTATTCCTTTGGAGGAGTTTACTGAGGAAAGTGTTGAGAGCCTGAGTATAGGACAAAAAGTTGTGGTATACCTCCAAGAAAGAGAGGATACCGAGGGGAACCTGGTTCTTTCCAAAGAAAAAGCCGAAAAAATGAAAATTTGGAAAGATCTTGAAGCCTCTTACAATAAAGAAGAGGTGGTTGACGGAAAAATCCTGTCCCGAATCAAAGGCGGGATGATTGTGGATATCGGTGTAAAAGCCTTTTTACCGGGATCTCAGGTTGACCTCCGGCCCGTTCGCGATTTAGATTCCCTGGTTGGGAAGAGCTTTCAAATGAAAATTATTAAGATGAACCATAAGCGGGGAAATATTGTTCTCTCCCGACGGGTTTTGTTGGAGGAGTCCCGAGACCGAAAGCGGCAAAAAACCTTGGCTTCTTTGGAAGAGGGGCAATTGGTTGAAGGTGTCATTAAAAATATTACCGAATACGGCGCTTTTATCGATTTGGGTGGCATTGATGGGTTGCTTCATGTAACGGATATGTCCTGGGGCAGAATCAGTCATCCCTCCGCCCTCTTTGCGGTGGGAGATAAAGTCCAGGTTATCATTTTAAAATATGACAAGGAAACCGGCCGTGTTTCATTGGGTGTGAAACAAAAAACACCCGATCCTTGGAAAAATCTTGATACCAAATATCCCATAGGATCCAAAGCGCTGGGAAAGGTTGTCAGCTTGGCTGATTATGGGGCCTTTGTCGAATTGGAAGAAGGGGTAGAGGGGCTGATCCATATCTCCGAAATGTCCTGGGGACATGAGGTCCGGCATCCGTCTAAAATGGTATCCGTGGGAGATAAAGTGGATGTGGCCATTTTAAATGTGGACAAAGAGCACCGGAAAATCTCACTTGGTATGAAACAGATGGCTCCGAATCCGTGGGATTTGGTAGGAGAGCGCTATCCTGTGGGTTCCACCATTGATGGGAAAATTAAAAACCTGACGGAATTTGGGGCATTTGTGGGTCTTGAAGAAGGAATTGATGGTTTGATCCATATTTCGGATTTGTCCTGGACCAAACATATCAAACACCCTTCCGAGGTTTTTAAAAAAGGTCAGGATATTCAAGCCGTGGTATTAAGAGTAGACCGGGAAAAAGAACGGCTCTCACTAGGTTACAAGCAACTTTCAGGTGATCCGTGGGAATCCGAAATTCCAGAGAAATACCCGGTGGGAAGTAGTGTGTCTGGTAAAGTGGTAAAAATTACCGAATTTGGGGTTTTTGTGGAATTAGAAGAGGGAGTGGAAGGCTTGATCCACATTAGCGAGGCCGATTTAGAACCCCAAAAACGGTTGGAGGATTGTGTTCAGCTAGACAGTACCTTGGAAGCCAGGGTAATAAAGATTGACCCGGTAGAGCGGAAAATCGGGTTGAGTATCCGGGAACCCAAAAAAGAGGGGGATCGGTCTGAAATGGATCAATATATCAGCAATCAGGAACAGGCTGACCAGACCTTTGGAACCATTGCCCAACGGAGCAGTTCCAAAAAAAATAAGAAGGAATGTTGA